The Streptomyces bacillaris sequence GCGGGCTCGTTGGCGGGCAGCGCGTGCGAGCCGAAGAGGAACTTCGACGTCGCCTCGTGCGGGGTGCCGGAGAAGGGGGCGCGCACCGGGTGGGCGAACTCCATCAGGTACTGCGGGGAGCGGCCCTCGCGGGCGTGGCGCTCGGCCAGCCGGACGATCTGGTAGCGGAAGAGGCCGTCGCCCCAGATCTCGGTCCAGATCGACATCGGGTCCTGCGGGAGCCCGCCCCGGACGGCCGCCTTGCGGTAGAAGGCGATGGCCTGGTCCACATCGCGGTAGCCGACCCGGGCGCTGCCCTTGCGCAGAACCATGAAGACGGCCTCGCGCAGCTCGGCGTCGTTGGTGGGGTGGGGGCCGGGGTAGGGGTAGCCGGGTCCGCCGGTGAAGAAGGAACCCTCGGTACGGGCGTAGATCGGCATGATCGGTATCTGCGGGGTGGGCAGCTCGTGGTCGAAGCCGCGCATCCACTGCCCGTCGGGCACCGGGCCCCGGTACTCGCGCCAGCCGGTCACCGGCCGGTCGGCCGGGTCGCCGGAGTACAGCTCCTCCCAGGCGGCCTTGAGGTCGAGACCCGGTACGGTGCGCAGTCCGGCGACGGTGGTGCCGAGCCGGGAGGCGAGCAGCGCGTAGACCTCGCGCGACTCCTGCGGGGTGGTCGAACTGGCCGGGTTCCAGACGTGCTTGACGCTGATCGGCACCGCCCGTCTGATCACCCCGCGCAGCTGCGGGAGCAGGCTCAGCTGCCAGGTGCTCGACCCGCCCGCCGAGGTGCCCGCCAGGGTGATGTTGCCCGGGTCGCCGCCGAAGGCCGCCGCGTTGGCCTGGACCCAGCGCAGCAGCGCCGCCTGGTCCTGGAGCCCCCAGTTGGCGAAGGACTGCGTACGGGGGTCGGTGAACTCCTCGTGGAGCCCCCAGCCGAGCAGCCCCAGGCGGTAGTTGAAGTTGATGACGACCATGTCGCCGCGCGCGGCGGGCTTGGCGCCGTCGTAGTCGGGCTCGCTGCCCGCCCCGAGGAACCAGCCGCCGCCGTGGATGTAGACGACCACCGGCCGACGGCCGGTGGTGCCCGGGGTCCAGACGTTGGCGTAGAGACAGTCCTCGCTGCTGTCCGGCAGGTAGTCGGTCTGGAGCGCGGGCGCCCCGAAGGCCGTGGCGTCCCGGACCCCGTTCCACGGCTCGGCCGGGCGCGGGGAGGCGAAGCGGAGCGGACCCACCGGCGGGGCCGCGTAGGGGACACCGCGGAAGACGGTGACGTCGCCCTGGCGCTCACCGGCGATGCGGCCCTCGGTGGTACGGACGACCACCGAACCGCTGCGGGGCCGGGGGGCCCGGTGGGAGGGGGTGGCGGCCGCGGCCGGAACCACCGAGCCGGCGGTCGCCGCGGCGGCCGCGGCGGCGGCAGCGGTGACGACGAACGTGCGCCGGGCGAGGCCGGAGCTGTTGCGTGATGTCATGACGAGAGATCTCCAGGGGCCTAGAGGTGTCGCGCCGATCGGGCCGGGATTCCAGGGCGCCCGGGCGGGCGCCTCGCGGTGGTGCCGCGCCTCCGCGTCGCATCGGGCGACAGGGACGGCGGCGGTGCCCCGCGACGCACCGCACCGGGTGCGCGGGCCCGTCCGGCCCTGATCGGCAAGGCACTCCCTCGCGCCGGAACGGGCGCAGAGCAGGGGTCGGGAGCGGGCTCATGGTGCAACGTTTCTTCCTTGGTGGCCCAGTTCGGCCCGGGTAGTCCGTCAGGTCCGGGCCGCTGGACGCGGGTAGACCTGATGGAATCCGCGTCACCTGACGAACTGCTGATCCGTTGGTTGGCTCTTGACCGGAGTCCGGCCCAGGATCGGCAGCCGGACCAGGGCGGGACGGCCGCCCCCTCCGACCCGCGGGCTCGGGTCACACCGGAACCGAGTGGCGCGGGCACGTCCCGTACGCCGCCTCGTCGCCGACGACGCCCGCGACGGGTTCGCCGACGCCGCACCGACTCACACCCGACAGCGAGCGTTCCCCGCTCGCGCCATGCGACCGTGGAGGCACCAGTGGACAACGTCGTGTCCGAGATCCGGCTCAGGCCCGCACTCCAGCAGCCGGAGTGGCCCGATGCCGAACACCTGGAGAACGTGCGCAGAGAGCTGTCCGGCCGCCGGGCCCTCGTCCGGTACGAGGACGTCCAGGCCTTACGGTCGGTCCTCGCGCAGGTGGCGCGGGGCGAGGCCCAGGTGGTCCAGGCGGGCGACTGCGCCGAGGACCCCATGGAGTCCAGCGCGGGGTACGTCGCCCGCAAGGCCGCCGTGCTCGACCTGATGGCCGGGCCATGAAGCTGGCCTCGCACCGGCCCGTCGTCCGGATCGGCCGGATCGCCGGGCAGTTCGCCAAGCCCCGCTCCAACCCGACGGAGCGGGTCAACGGGGTCGAACTCCCCGTCTACCGGGGCCACATGGTCAACAGCCCCGAACCCGCCCCCAAGGGCCGCATCCCCGACCCGGCCCGGCTGCTCACCGGCTACGAGGCGGCCGACGAGATGATGGGCCACCTCGGCTGGGACGGCACCCCGCGCGAACAGGCCCGTGCCATCGACCCGTTGGTGTGGACGAGCCACGAGGCGCTGCTGCTCGACTACGAGCTGCCGATGCTCCGGCGGGACGGCTCGGGCGCCCTCTGGCTCTCCTCCACCCACCTGCCGTGGATCGGTGAGCGCACCCGTTCGCTGGACGGGGCCCACGTGGAGCTGTTCTCCTCCATCGCCAACCCGGTGGCCTGCAAGGTCGGCCCCTCGATGACTGTCTCCGACCTGCTCGCCCTCTGCGAGCGGCTCGACCCCACCCGCTCGCCCGGCCGCCTCACCCTCATCTCCCGGATGGGCGCGGACACCGTCGGGGAGCGGCTGCCCGCGCTGGTGGCGGCCGTACGGGAGGCCGGGCACCCGGTGAGCTGGCTCTGCGACCCGATGCACGGCAACACCGTGACCACCCCGAGGGGCTCAAGACCCGCTACCTGGACCACGTGGAGCGGGAGGTGCGCGGCTTCCTCACCGCCGTCCGCTGCGCAGGCGGCATCGCCGGCGGCGTCCATCTGGAGACCACCCCCGACGACGTCACCGAGTGCGTGCGCAACGAGGCCCGCGCCCACCAGGTCGGGGAGAAGTACACCAGCTTCTGCGACCCCCGCCTCACCGCCTCCCAGGCGGTCTCGGTCATCGCCGCCTGGCGCGGCTGACCGGCGGGTCCACCGGGCCCCACCCCCCACGCAGCACCCCGTGAGCACACCCGTACCACCCTCGTACGAAGGAGAGTTCAGGTGGAAGAGCAGACAGCGCTGGTCACCGGGGCGGCCGGAGGCATCGGCGCGGCCGTGGTCCGGCTCCTCGCCGAGCAGGGCACCACGGTGGTCGCGGTCGACCGCGACGCCGCCCGGCTGGCCGAGGAGGTCGCCAAGCTCCGCGCGGAGTCCCTCCAGGTGGCGGACTTCCCGGTCGACGTCTCCGACAGCGCGGCGGTGGAGGCCATGGTCGCGGCCGCCGAGGAGCAGATCGGCCCCATCGACCAGCTGGTCAACGCCGCCGGGGTGCTGCGCCTGGGCCCGGTCAAGGACATCACCGACGAGGACCTGCGGGCCATGCTCGACGTCAA is a genomic window containing:
- a CDS encoding carboxylesterase/lipase family protein, giving the protein MTSRNSSGLARRTFVVTAAAAAAAAATAGSVVPAAAATPSHRAPRPRSGSVVVRTTEGRIAGERQGDVTVFRGVPYAAPPVGPLRFASPRPAEPWNGVRDATAFGAPALQTDYLPDSSEDCLYANVWTPGTTGRRPVVVYIHGGGWFLGAGSEPDYDGAKPAARGDMVVINFNYRLGLLGWGLHEEFTDPRTQSFANWGLQDQAALLRWVQANAAAFGGDPGNITLAGTSAGGSSTWQLSLLPQLRGVIRRAVPISVKHVWNPASSTTPQESREVYALLASRLGTTVAGLRTVPGLDLKAAWEELYSGDPADRPVTGWREYRGPVPDGQWMRGFDHELPTPQIPIMPIYARTEGSFFTGGPGYPYPGPHPTNDAELREAVFMVLRKGSARVGYRDVDQAIAFYRKAAVRGGLPQDPMSIWTEIWGDGLFRYQIVRLAERHAREGRSPQYLMEFAHPVRAPFSGTPHEATSKFLFGSHALPANEPAYGDGPLERQVSDTLIDLIASFARTGRPSAPNAPVWPEFAPLRPTTMVVGGPDVARLSTTFKADQLRYWDRAGWVPRT